A genomic region of Christiangramia sp. OXR-203 contains the following coding sequences:
- a CDS encoding heavy metal translocating P-type ATPase: protein MESCFHCGEDCLEELITFEKKSFCCAGCKTVFEILNSNDLSYYYDLQEAPGISPKLKDDKYEYLENAEIVDRLLEFDHEKTQIVSFSIPSIHCSSCIWILENLHKLHDGVKSSQVDFPKKTIRLSFTAEEISLKNLVILLSRIGYEPNISLDNFEKKESEHDRSLIYKLGVAGFAFGNIMFLSFPEYFEINEFWLDQFKYLFRWLMFSFSLPVVFYSGKDYFISAYKGLRSGMLNIDVPIALGIFVLFVRSTAEIVLDLGTGFFDSLSGLVFFLLFGKFFQQKTYSFLSFERDYKSYFPIAVTRISSEEEQIEEQVQVYKIRKGDTVLIRNEELIPMDAEILEGQANIDYSFVTGEADLVNKAEGDKVYAGGRQKGSIIKLKVLKPVEQSYLTELWSNEVFQKDRSFGFQSLTNRISKNFTIAVLSIAVLATTFWLFADPSKAWNVFTAVLIIACPCAIALAAPFTLGNLLRIFGKKGIYLKDASVIERMAAIDTVVFDKTGTITTTGQTTAEYEGLELSDKELQMLGGSLKASSHPLSRSLYSILQHHGIRTPDSYKEYVGAGIECDFEGNRIKIGSARFTGESDSEEISNGKTAVHISSNEQYKGCFSFRNTYRKGMSGLFQQLSRDKYIIVLSGDNEGERDRLQSLLPVESGIHFNQKPGDKLEFIRQLQHGGRKVMMVGDGLNDAGALAQSEIGIAVSENINVFSPACDGVMDASILSNLADYFDLAKKGVSIIQASFILSLVYNITGLAFAVTGNLMPVVAAILMPLSSISIVIFTTLATQILSKKLKK from the coding sequence ATGGAATCATGTTTTCATTGCGGCGAGGATTGCCTGGAGGAATTGATCACCTTTGAGAAGAAATCATTTTGCTGTGCTGGTTGTAAAACTGTTTTCGAGATCTTAAATAGTAATGATCTCTCCTATTATTATGACCTGCAGGAAGCGCCCGGAATTTCTCCAAAGCTAAAAGATGATAAATATGAATACCTCGAAAATGCAGAGATTGTAGACAGGCTTCTGGAATTCGATCATGAGAAAACACAAATAGTATCATTCAGCATTCCATCTATACATTGTAGTTCCTGTATCTGGATCCTTGAAAACCTTCATAAACTTCATGACGGAGTGAAAAGCTCCCAGGTCGACTTTCCGAAGAAAACGATCAGGCTGAGTTTTACTGCTGAAGAGATCAGCCTGAAAAACCTGGTAATCCTACTTAGCAGGATTGGATACGAACCGAATATTTCTCTGGACAATTTCGAGAAAAAAGAATCTGAGCATGATCGAAGCCTGATCTATAAACTCGGGGTTGCTGGTTTTGCTTTTGGAAATATCATGTTTCTTTCGTTTCCTGAATATTTTGAAATCAATGAATTCTGGCTGGATCAGTTCAAATATTTGTTTCGCTGGTTGATGTTCAGTTTTTCACTGCCGGTGGTTTTTTATTCGGGTAAGGATTATTTCATTTCTGCCTATAAAGGACTTAGATCTGGAATGCTGAATATTGATGTTCCTATTGCCCTGGGAATTTTCGTGCTATTCGTGAGAAGTACCGCAGAAATCGTACTCGACCTGGGAACGGGATTTTTCGATAGCCTTAGCGGACTCGTATTTTTCCTTCTTTTCGGAAAGTTCTTTCAACAAAAAACCTATTCGTTTCTTTCTTTTGAAAGAGATTATAAATCATATTTTCCTATTGCTGTTACCCGTATCTCTTCTGAAGAAGAACAAATTGAAGAACAGGTTCAGGTTTATAAGATCAGGAAAGGTGATACTGTGCTCATTAGAAATGAAGAACTTATCCCAATGGACGCTGAAATTCTGGAAGGACAGGCGAACATTGACTATAGTTTTGTCACCGGGGAAGCAGACCTTGTGAATAAAGCTGAAGGAGATAAAGTCTACGCAGGAGGAAGGCAAAAAGGCAGCATAATTAAACTGAAGGTTCTCAAGCCGGTAGAGCAGAGCTATTTAACCGAATTGTGGAGTAATGAGGTGTTCCAGAAGGACAGATCTTTCGGTTTCCAGTCGCTTACCAACAGGATTAGTAAAAATTTTACCATTGCCGTGCTAAGTATTGCAGTCCTGGCTACCACTTTCTGGCTGTTCGCAGATCCATCAAAAGCATGGAACGTATTCACCGCGGTATTAATTATTGCCTGTCCCTGTGCGATCGCCCTTGCTGCGCCTTTTACTCTTGGTAACCTGCTTAGAATTTTCGGAAAGAAAGGAATCTATCTAAAGGACGCTTCAGTAATAGAAAGAATGGCGGCAATTGATACAGTAGTTTTTGATAAAACTGGAACGATCACCACGACGGGACAAACCACTGCTGAATATGAGGGACTTGAACTAAGTGATAAAGAACTTCAAATGCTGGGTGGTAGTCTAAAAGCCTCTTCACATCCTTTAAGTAGATCATTGTATTCGATCCTTCAGCATCACGGTATACGAACGCCCGATAGCTATAAAGAATATGTGGGCGCAGGAATTGAATGCGATTTCGAAGGAAATCGTATAAAAATCGGCTCAGCAAGATTTACCGGAGAAAGTGATTCCGAAGAAATTAGTAATGGGAAAACTGCAGTTCATATAAGTTCGAATGAGCAATATAAAGGTTGCTTCAGTTTTAGAAATACTTATAGAAAAGGAATGTCTGGCCTGTTCCAGCAACTTTCCAGGGACAAATACATCATTGTACTTTCCGGAGATAATGAGGGGGAGCGCGATCGTTTGCAAAGTTTACTTCCTGTGGAATCGGGAATACACTTTAACCAGAAGCCCGGTGATAAACTTGAGTTCATTAGACAACTACAGCATGGAGGCCGCAAGGTAATGATGGTTGGAGATGGCCTGAATGATGCCGGAGCCCTTGCGCAAAGTGAAATTGGAATTGCAGTTTCAGAAAATATCAATGTATTTTCTCCTGCCTGTGATGGCGTGATGGATGCCTCCATATTATCGAATTTAGCCGATTATTTTGATCTGGCTAAAAAGGGAGTCAGTATCATCCAGGCGAGCTTTATACTATCTCTCGTGTATAATATTACCGGACTTGCCTTTGCAGTCACCGGGAATCTTATGCCCGTGGTCGCTGCGATCCTTATGCCGCTAAGCTCCATAAGCATCGTGATCTTTACAACGCTGGCCACTCAAATTCTATCAAAAAAGCTTAAAAAATAA
- a CDS encoding YceI family protein, whose protein sequence is MRPYQTIKMFTALLLISLGVNAQSYQLNNRASTLFINGTSNIHDWTIEAENTSGLLITEFDDGSLEDIEQLELNVIAESLVSGKSGMDKNTYKALNTNKFKEINFKLKKVDHIEKLSNNTYNVKATGNLMIAGSKKDIQLQFSLKADSNKLLLSGLHEINMTNFGIEAPTAMFGTIKTGDKVTIKFETQFNK, encoded by the coding sequence ATGAGACCTTACCAAACCATTAAGATGTTTACAGCTTTACTACTTATTAGCCTGGGAGTAAATGCTCAATCTTATCAATTAAATAATCGGGCTTCAACTTTATTTATTAATGGGACCTCCAATATCCATGACTGGACGATCGAAGCTGAAAATACCAGCGGACTTCTAATTACTGAATTTGACGATGGTTCACTGGAGGATATAGAACAACTCGAATTAAATGTGATCGCAGAAAGCCTGGTAAGTGGAAAAAGCGGAATGGATAAGAACACCTACAAGGCTTTAAACACTAATAAGTTTAAGGAAATCAACTTTAAACTGAAAAAGGTAGATCATATAGAAAAGCTCTCAAATAACACATATAACGTAAAGGCTACTGGAAACCTGATGATCGCTGGCTCTAAGAAGGACATCCAGCTACAGTTTTCTTTAAAAGCCGACTCTAATAAGTTGCTATTAAGTGGCCTTCACGAAATCAATATGACAAATTTCGGGATTGAAGCACCAACTGCCATGTTCGGGACCATTAAGACCGGCGATAAAGTGACCATAAAATTTGAAACTCAATTTAATAAGTAG
- a CDS encoding YceI family protein, whose product MIRSYIMGLALMISSNLMVAQDSYRNEIISIQPHSELIIAGSTNVNKFDCTFDIELISSPIAIAYQRKEDLVKLKDLKLSLRTSGFDCGNKRMNADFQDLLMSHKYPAIEIEVKQLELIAGDYQKAFLQVTMAGKSKQYELPVLVKDDFYKGKLRLNIRDFGLEPPRKALGLIEVNEIIKVQFDLKVAR is encoded by the coding sequence ATGATACGTTCTTACATAATGGGTCTAGCATTAATGATCTCCAGCAACCTTATGGTAGCACAGGATTCCTATAGAAATGAGATCATCTCGATCCAACCTCATAGCGAATTGATCATTGCTGGTAGTACTAACGTTAATAAGTTTGATTGTACGTTTGATATCGAACTCATATCCTCTCCAATAGCGATCGCTTACCAGAGGAAAGAGGATCTTGTAAAGCTCAAGGATCTCAAGCTTTCCTTACGAACCAGTGGCTTTGATTGCGGTAATAAACGCATGAATGCAGATTTTCAGGATCTACTCATGTCCCATAAATATCCTGCAATAGAGATCGAAGTGAAACAACTGGAGCTTATCGCAGGAGACTATCAAAAAGCCTTCCTCCAGGTAACAATGGCTGGAAAAAGTAAACAGTATGAGCTACCGGTCCTGGTGAAAGATGACTTTTATAAAGGGAAACTTAGATTGAACATTAGAGACTTTGGACTGGAGCCACCACGCAAAGCACTTGGTCTAATTGAAGTGAATGAAATAATAAAAGTACAATTCGATCTTAAAGTTGCTCGCTAG
- a CDS encoding acetyl-CoA hydrolase/transferase family protein produces the protein MHHLKVVSALEAVEPVKSNQRIFIQGAAMTPNVLIDALCHRYQDLKNVEIIQIHTEGKALYTEAPYHDSFKTNSCFVGGNVRKAVNSNYGAYIPIFLSEIHVLFRRNILPLDFAFIQVSPPDKHGYCSLGVSVDITLPAIQNAKKVIAQVNPQVPRTHGDGIIHMSQIDAVVEVDQPIHAAHLATPTEIEKKIGSHVAGLVEDGATLQMGIGGIPNVVLSNLTNHKRLGIHTEMFSDGILPLIEKGVITGEEKEIKTGKLVTCFAVGSPKLYDFVDDNPLVHFKEAAYTNDTAIIRRNPKVTAINSAIEIDLTGQVCADTIGKIQYSGVGGQMDFIRGASLSHGGKAIFAMPSVTRNGVSKIVPYLKEGAGVTTTRAHVHYIATEYGVVDLFGKNLKQRAEALISIAHPDHQDELAKQAFERLNA, from the coding sequence ATGCATCATCTCAAAGTAGTTTCAGCTCTGGAAGCTGTAGAACCTGTAAAAAGCAACCAAAGGATTTTTATCCAGGGCGCCGCCATGACACCTAATGTACTCATAGATGCTCTTTGCCATCGTTACCAGGATCTCAAAAACGTAGAGATCATACAAATCCATACTGAAGGGAAAGCACTTTATACAGAAGCTCCGTACCATGACTCCTTTAAAACCAATAGTTGTTTTGTAGGTGGAAATGTAAGGAAAGCGGTCAATTCAAATTATGGGGCGTACATTCCAATTTTTCTAAGTGAGATCCATGTACTCTTCCGAAGAAATATATTACCGTTGGATTTTGCTTTTATCCAGGTATCTCCACCAGATAAGCACGGGTATTGTTCCCTGGGAGTTTCAGTAGACATCACGCTGCCCGCCATCCAAAACGCAAAAAAGGTCATTGCTCAGGTTAACCCTCAGGTACCAAGAACTCATGGTGATGGTATTATTCACATGAGCCAGATAGATGCTGTTGTAGAGGTAGACCAGCCAATACATGCTGCTCATTTAGCAACTCCTACAGAGATAGAAAAAAAGATAGGAAGCCATGTAGCGGGTCTGGTAGAAGATGGGGCTACCCTGCAAATGGGTATTGGTGGTATTCCCAATGTGGTGCTTAGCAATCTTACCAATCATAAAAGACTGGGGATTCATACCGAAATGTTCTCTGATGGAATTCTACCTTTAATTGAAAAAGGTGTGATCACTGGCGAAGAAAAAGAGATTAAAACCGGCAAACTGGTTACCTGTTTTGCGGTTGGTTCCCCGAAGTTATATGATTTCGTAGATGATAATCCACTGGTGCATTTTAAGGAAGCTGCTTACACCAATGATACGGCCATCATTAGAAGGAATCCAAAGGTGACCGCGATCAACTCGGCGATAGAAATTGACCTAACAGGCCAGGTTTGTGCAGATACCATCGGGAAAATACAATATTCTGGAGTGGGTGGACAAATGGACTTTATAAGAGGCGCTTCATTATCTCATGGAGGAAAAGCGATTTTTGCGATGCCCTCTGTAACCAGAAATGGAGTTTCCAAGATCGTTCCGTATCTAAAAGAAGGTGCCGGAGTGACCACCACCCGTGCTCATGTACATTACATTGCTACTGAATATGGAGTGGTTGATCTTTTCGGAAAGAATCTAAAACAACGAGCCGAGGCATTGATCTCGATAGCACATCCAGATCACCAGGATGAATTAGCAAAACAGGCTTTTGAGCGGTTGAACGCCTAA
- a CDS encoding group III truncated hemoglobin, producing the protein MQKDVKNREDIYKLVLEFYRKVRENEEIGYFFNTTIQDWESHLEKITDFWESNLFFTGSFQGNPAIAHVKVDMAHQHTITEYHFGIWLNLWFQTIDKLFKGEMASRLKNNARKMSTHLFLRIYQGRHLKN; encoded by the coding sequence ATGCAGAAAGATGTAAAGAATCGTGAGGATATTTATAAACTGGTACTGGAATTTTACAGAAAAGTTCGAGAGAATGAGGAAATAGGTTACTTTTTCAATACGACCATCCAGGATTGGGAATCGCACCTGGAAAAGATCACAGATTTTTGGGAAAGTAACCTCTTTTTTACCGGTAGTTTTCAAGGAAATCCTGCTATTGCCCACGTAAAAGTTGACATGGCACATCAACATACCATTACCGAATATCACTTTGGTATCTGGCTCAACCTCTGGTTCCAAACTATAGATAAGCTTTTTAAAGGAGAAATGGCCTCCCGCCTTAAAAATAATGCTCGCAAGATGTCTACACACCTATTCCTTAGGATCTACCAGGGCAGACATTTAAAAAATTAA
- a CDS encoding universal stress protein: MNVLILTDFSETSTNAGKYAVDFLHDKEVNFHILNIHNFNFERSASKGLEKELVSTLDALQSTVDSLGEYSKPKLHKFDLILSSENLIGAIRKALIDKKIDLIFIGAVSQNEHAHPILGDHAYEVVRKIKCNIIAVPGGCTYEKPEKTVFPVDPAVLAVQEQNNILDKLQFLQSSQFTLLEIKDGDIKYPNEDNRDIPFKTPVPFTRDLFREIQRQFHIIFVVGKNLSICDRLLHSRHGFSSEMNVEIPIFVYHG; encoded by the coding sequence ATGAATGTTCTAATACTAACCGATTTTTCAGAAACCTCGACCAATGCAGGTAAATATGCGGTAGATTTCCTTCATGATAAGGAAGTGAATTTTCATATTCTGAATATTCATAACTTTAATTTTGAGAGATCTGCTAGTAAAGGCCTGGAAAAGGAATTGGTTTCCACGCTCGATGCGCTACAGAGCACCGTGGATTCTCTTGGCGAGTATTCTAAACCAAAATTGCATAAATTCGATCTTATTCTGTCTTCAGAAAATCTTATAGGTGCTATTAGAAAAGCACTCATAGATAAGAAGATTGACTTGATCTTTATTGGCGCAGTAAGCCAGAATGAGCATGCCCATCCAATTCTTGGGGATCATGCCTATGAGGTAGTTAGAAAGATTAAGTGCAACATTATTGCCGTACCTGGAGGATGTACGTATGAGAAACCTGAAAAGACGGTTTTTCCAGTAGACCCCGCAGTCTTAGCAGTGCAGGAACAGAACAATATTCTGGACAAACTTCAATTCTTACAATCTTCTCAATTTACACTGCTTGAGATTAAAGATGGGGATATTAAATATCCAAATGAGGATAACAGGGATATTCCTTTTAAAACTCCTGTTCCATTTACCCGTGATCTATTCAGAGAAATTCAGAGACAGTTTCATATTATATTCGTGGTTGGGAAAAATTTGAGCATCTGTGATAGACTGCTTCATTCCAGGCATGGATTTTCGTCAGAGATGAATGTGGAGATCCCTATTTTCGTGTACCACGGTTAA
- a CDS encoding response regulator: protein MKKLLLIEDDVTVRENTAELLELSNYDVITASNGKLGIETAQQEIPDIIICDIMMPEIDGYGVLEALSKNPSTLNIPFIFLSAKTEHKDIRKGMDLGADDYLTKPFEEEELLSAIESRLAKVAILKSYIKEETPEDEEKLKDLNDLRELFSKQELQYFKKGETIYEKDKHANYFYLVKRGIVKAHRLDNQGKELITELYKEDDFFGNHANDPQSSYEDYATAMEETQLYTVSREEFQKILAGNPRITMQLVEVLNNNLSELKKQLMDMAYGSVRKKTANTILLFAERIEKHPLKSIRISRADLAGVAGMAPESLIRTLSEFKKEGLIEIEGRNIKLLDSQALKMVK from the coding sequence ATGAAAAAATTGTTGCTAATAGAGGATGATGTCACAGTGCGGGAAAATACGGCAGAATTGCTAGAACTTTCCAATTACGATGTGATCACCGCGTCTAATGGAAAACTTGGAATCGAGACCGCGCAGCAGGAAATTCCTGATATCATTATTTGTGATATCATGATGCCAGAGATCGACGGTTATGGAGTTTTAGAAGCTCTCAGTAAAAATCCTTCAACTCTAAATATTCCATTTATATTTCTTTCAGCAAAAACCGAACATAAGGATATTCGCAAAGGAATGGACCTGGGCGCAGATGATTATTTGACCAAACCTTTTGAAGAAGAAGAGTTGTTAAGTGCTATTGAAAGCAGGCTCGCAAAAGTGGCAATTCTAAAATCTTATATCAAAGAGGAAACCCCTGAGGATGAGGAGAAGCTGAAGGACCTGAACGATCTCAGGGAGCTATTCTCAAAACAGGAACTCCAGTATTTTAAAAAGGGAGAAACCATTTATGAGAAAGATAAACACGCGAATTATTTCTATCTCGTTAAACGTGGGATTGTAAAGGCTCATCGCCTGGATAACCAGGGAAAGGAGTTGATCACCGAGCTGTATAAGGAAGATGATTTTTTCGGAAACCACGCAAATGATCCTCAGTCATCCTATGAAGATTATGCCACCGCTATGGAAGAGACTCAGTTGTATACGGTTTCGAGAGAGGAATTTCAAAAGATCCTTGCTGGAAACCCCAGGATCACGATGCAACTGGTTGAGGTTTTGAACAACAACCTGTCTGAGCTAAAAAAGCAATTAATGGATATGGCCTACGGCTCAGTAAGAAAGAAAACGGCCAACACTATTCTTTTATTTGCTGAAAGGATCGAAAAACATCCGCTGAAAAGTATCAGAATTTCAAGAGCAGACCTGGCTGGAGTTGCAGGAATGGCTCCGGAAAGTTTAATAAGAACTCTTTCAGAATTTAAAAAAGAAGGACTTATTGAGATCGAGGGTAGGAATATAAAATTACTGGATTCACAGGCATTGAAAATGGTAAAATGA
- a CDS encoding PAS domain-containing sensor histidine kinase has product MQENFFDNKNILNLLFQAASEGIIVVDSRQIVVAANLAAEEMFGYKQGELLSQHLDRLVPKDYHHVHHKHVDQFIDNSEKRQMGHGRDLYGVRKDGSLFPVEAGLNPFEIDGEKYVMSLIIDITIRKETQRQIRELNTELEEKIELRTRELSESVEDLKNLNVELGEEINRRKEAEEKIKDALQKEKELNELKTKFLSLVSHEFKTPLSGILTSATLAEKYTKEEQQPKREKHLVTIRNKVHYLNNILNDFLSIERLDSGRGQYKFSKFRLKRLINEVIYNANITLKDGQEISYPKDIEDVELFMDEKILELILSNLLGNAIKYSPENTSIQFMVDFHDDLIVFKIKDQGRGIPKKDQKHIFERYFRAENALLDQGTGIGLNIAKTHLENLGGTIQFESEENKGTTFTIEVPMDKS; this is encoded by the coding sequence TTGCAGGAAAACTTTTTCGATAATAAGAACATTCTTAATTTACTGTTCCAGGCAGCTTCTGAAGGTATCATTGTAGTCGACTCTAGGCAGATCGTAGTTGCAGCTAATCTTGCTGCTGAAGAAATGTTTGGTTATAAGCAAGGGGAATTATTGAGTCAACATCTTGATCGTCTGGTACCCAAAGACTACCATCATGTGCATCATAAACACGTAGATCAGTTTATTGATAATAGTGAAAAACGCCAGATGGGTCATGGCCGTGATCTTTATGGTGTACGAAAGGATGGTTCACTATTTCCTGTGGAAGCAGGTCTTAATCCATTTGAGATCGATGGTGAAAAGTATGTGATGTCGCTAATTATCGATATCACGATCCGTAAGGAGACCCAAAGGCAAATTAGAGAGCTAAATACTGAGCTGGAAGAGAAAATTGAACTTAGAACCCGGGAACTAAGTGAAAGTGTAGAAGATCTTAAAAACCTGAACGTCGAACTTGGCGAAGAGATCAATCGTAGAAAAGAAGCTGAAGAAAAGATCAAAGATGCTCTTCAGAAAGAAAAAGAGCTTAATGAACTAAAAACCAAGTTCCTTTCACTGGTATCTCACGAATTTAAAACTCCCTTGAGCGGAATCCTCACTTCTGCTACTCTTGCTGAAAAATATACCAAAGAAGAACAACAGCCTAAGCGCGAGAAGCATCTCGTGACCATTAGGAATAAGGTTCATTACCTCAATAATATTCTGAATGATTTCCTTTCCATTGAACGTCTGGACAGCGGAAGAGGACAGTACAAATTTTCAAAATTCAGGTTAAAGCGACTTATTAACGAAGTCATTTACAATGCAAATATTACCCTCAAGGATGGTCAGGAGATCTCTTACCCAAAAGATATCGAAGATGTAGAGCTTTTTATGGATGAAAAGATCCTTGAATTGATTCTTTCCAATCTATTAGGCAACGCGATCAAATATTCTCCTGAAAATACTTCCATTCAATTCATGGTAGATTTCCATGATGATCTAATCGTTTTCAAAATTAAAGATCAGGGGAGAGGGATTCCGAAGAAAGATCAAAAACATATTTTTGAGCGATATTTTAGAGCAGAAAATGCTTTGCTGGACCAGGGAACAGGAATTGGATTGAACATTGCGAAAACTCATCTTGAAAACCTGGGAGGAACGATCCAGTTTGAAAGCGAAGAAAATAAAGGAACCACTTTTACCATAGAAGTTCCTATGGATAAGTCCTAA
- a CDS encoding HPF/RaiA family ribosome-associated protein: MLNQIHYVKIPESPALSNFTNRKLDLLRRRYDTIQNLHVHFKLENTRQGNAKVCAIECTTPGFRIHASATREYFEHALKTAMNELIKQLEKRNAVLQIV; the protein is encoded by the coding sequence ATGCTCAACCAGATACACTATGTGAAAATTCCTGAAAGTCCCGCACTGAGCAACTTTACGAACCGGAAATTAGATCTGCTTCGTCGAAGATATGATACCATACAGAATTTGCATGTTCATTTTAAGCTGGAAAACACCAGGCAGGGAAATGCTAAAGTTTGCGCGATAGAATGCACAACTCCGGGCTTCAGGATTCATGCCAGCGCTACCAGGGAATATTTTGAACACGCATTAAAGACGGCTATGAACGAGTTGATAAAACAGCTTGAAAAGAGAAATGCCGTATTACAGATTGTCTAA
- a CDS encoding universal stress protein → MKTIFVPVDFSKYSENALEVAADLAKKHGSRIILAHMLEIANSYLTKDQQQEVFNVMYYIKIADQHFKELRKKEYLKGIEVVEVMKPYRIFSEINTIAAEHDSDLIVMGSHGATGIKEVFIGSNTEKVVRTADIPVLVIKERSPDFHIDKAVFVTDFDDSNQDTFKKARKFFSYFDVEPKLLYINIPEKFMSTAEIKRNAHNFMSTAGIDPSDFDKHVVFYADYTAERGVFNYCEEAKIDAIAISTHGRKGLGHFFYGSVGEDVANHANVPVITFKI, encoded by the coding sequence ATGAAAACTATATTCGTACCCGTAGACTTTTCAAAATATTCTGAAAACGCCCTCGAAGTGGCCGCCGACTTGGCGAAAAAACATGGTTCCCGGATCATTCTCGCACATATGCTTGAAATAGCTAACTCCTACCTCACCAAGGATCAACAGCAGGAAGTATTTAACGTGATGTATTATATAAAGATCGCAGACCAGCATTTCAAAGAACTTCGGAAGAAGGAATACCTTAAAGGGATTGAAGTAGTGGAAGTGATGAAGCCCTATCGAATTTTCTCTGAAATTAATACCATCGCTGCGGAACATGATAGCGATTTAATCGTGATGGGATCTCATGGAGCGACGGGTATAAAAGAGGTTTTTATCGGTTCCAATACCGAAAAAGTGGTGCGCACAGCAGATATTCCCGTACTCGTTATCAAGGAAAGAAGTCCAGACTTCCATATTGATAAAGCAGTGTTCGTAACCGATTTTGATGATAGCAACCAGGATACTTTTAAAAAGGCCAGGAAGTTCTTTAGTTATTTTGACGTTGAGCCTAAGTTGCTATATATTAATATTCCTGAAAAATTTATGAGCACAGCCGAAATAAAACGTAACGCACATAATTTTATGAGTACTGCAGGTATTGATCCTTCAGACTTCGACAAACACGTAGTATTTTATGCTGATTATACCGCTGAAAGAGGTGTCTTCAATTATTGTGAAGAAGCGAAAATTGATGCTATCGCTATTTCAACGCATGGTAGAAAAGGTCTGGGGCATTTCTTCTATGGCAGTGTAGGAGAAGATGTTGCAAATCATGCTAATGTTCCAGTCATCACCTTTAAGATCTGA
- the deoD gene encoding purine-nucleoside phosphorylase: MSIHLEAKKGDISETVLLPGDPLRAKWIAETFLEDSFCYNNIRGMLGFTGTYRGKRVSVQGTGMGIPSTLIYCQELLETYKVQNLIRVGSAGAFQPELKLMDIVIAMSASTNSSLNRAVFGSADFAPTANIDLLLKAINFAEKSTITFHAGNVLSSDFFYDENPDYFKQWANYGVLCAEMETAAIYTLAAKFGVKALSILTISDSLVTTEEISAEMREQKLSDMVNIALNSF; encoded by the coding sequence ATGAGTATACATTTAGAAGCGAAAAAAGGTGATATATCCGAAACGGTCTTACTTCCCGGGGATCCTTTACGGGCAAAGTGGATCGCTGAAACCTTTCTCGAAGATAGTTTTTGCTATAATAATATTCGGGGGATGCTGGGCTTTACAGGAACTTACCGGGGAAAAAGGGTGTCGGTACAGGGAACGGGAATGGGCATTCCATCTACGCTCATTTATTGTCAGGAATTGCTGGAGACCTATAAGGTTCAAAACCTTATCCGGGTTGGTAGCGCCGGTGCTTTCCAGCCAGAGCTAAAATTGATGGATATTGTGATCGCCATGTCGGCTTCTACAAATTCTTCCTTGAACAGAGCTGTATTTGGTAGTGCCGACTTTGCTCCAACCGCCAATATCGACCTTTTACTAAAGGCCATAAATTTTGCGGAAAAAAGCACTATTACGTTTCATGCCGGTAACGTTCTCTCATCTGACTTCTTTTATGATGAGAACCCTGATTATTTTAAACAATGGGCTAATTATGGAGTGCTTTGTGCTGAAATGGAAACTGCGGCAATATACACGCTGGCTGCCAAATTTGGAGTGAAAGCATTATCCATTTTAACTATTTCTGATTCACTGGTAACTACTGAAGAAATTTCCGCAGAAATGAGAGAGCAAAAACTCAGCGATATGGTGAACATAGCACTGAATTCTTTCTAG